A stretch of the Pan paniscus chromosome 2, NHGRI_mPanPan1-v2.0_pri, whole genome shotgun sequence genome encodes the following:
- the USP19 gene encoding ubiquitin carboxyl-terminal hydrolase 19 isoform X9, protein MPAGPLTLCLWPASHLGEDWRPARATSWERWWRARGSEAEAGSQLDRGADLWLSVPCWRIWPQRVAKIAGPGRKRRSPDPDAVADPGALWLSTKRLKMSGGASATGPRRGPPGLEDTTSKKKQKDRANQESKDGGPRKETGSRYVAQAGLELLASGDPSASASHAAGITGSHHHTRLFFPSSSGSASTPQEEQTKEGACEDPHDLLATPPPELLLDWRQSAEEVIVKLRVGVGPLQLEDVDAAFTDTDCVVRFAGGQQWGGVFYAEIKSSCAKVQTGKGSLLHLTLPKKVPMLTWPSLLKKPLGTQELVPGLQCQENGQELSPIALEPGPEPHRAKQEARNQKRAQGRGEVGSGAGPGAQAGPSAKRAVHLCRGPEGDGSRDDPGPQGDAPPFVADPATQVEADEQLCIPPLNSQTCLLGSEENLAPLAGEKAVPPGNDPVSPAMVRSRNPGKDDCAKEEMAVAADAATLVDEPESMVNLAFVKNDSYEKGPDSVVVHVYVKEICRDTSRVLFREQDFTLIFQTRDGNFLRLHPGCGPHATFRWQVKLRNLIEPEQCTFCFTASRIDICLRKRQSQRWGGLEAPAARGAVGGAKVAVPTGPTPLDSTPPGGAPHPLTGQEEARAVEKDKSKARSEDTGLDSVATRTPMEHVTPKPETHLASPKPTCMVPPMPHSPVSGDSVEEEEEEEKKVCLPGFTGLVNLGNTCFMNSVIQSLSNTRELRDFFHDRSFEAEINYNNPLGTGGRLAIGFAVLLRALWKGTHHAFQPSKLKAIVASKASQFTGYAQHDAQEFMAFLLDGLHEDLNRIQNKPYTETVDSDGRPDEVVAEEAWQRHKMRNDSFIVDLFQGQYKSKLVCPVCAKVSITFDPFLYLPVPLPQKQKVLPVFYFAREPHSKPIKFLVSVSKENSTASEVLDSLSQSVHVKPENLRLAEVIKNRFHRVFLPSHSLDTVSPSDMLLCFELLSSELAKERVVVLEVQQRPQVPSVPISKCAACQRKQQSEDEKLKRCTRCYRVGYCNQLCQKTHWPDHKGLCRPENIGYPFLVSVPASRLTYARLAQLLEGYARYSVSVFQPPFQPGRMALESQSPGCTTLLSTGSLEAGDSERDPIQPPELQLVTPMAEGDTGLPRVWAAPDRGPVPSTSGISSEMLASGPIEVGSLPAGERVSRPEAAVPGYQHPSEAMNAHTPLFFIYKIDSSNREQRLEDKGDTPLELGDDCSLALVWRNNERLQEFVLVASKELECAEDPGSAGEAARAGHFTLDQCLNLFTRPEVLAPEEAWYCPQCKQHREASKQLLLWRLPNVLIVQLKRFSFRSFIWRDKINDLVEFPVRNLDLSKFCIGQKEEQLPSYDLYAVINHYGGMIGGHYTACARLPNDRSSQRSDVGWRLFDDSTVTTVDESQVVTRYAYVLFYRRRNSPVERPPRAGHSEHHPDLGPAAEAAASQGLGPGQAPEVAPTRTAPERFAPPVDRPAPTYSNMEEVD, encoded by the exons ATGCCGGCAGGGCCGTTAACGCTATGCCTGTGGCCAGCCTCCCACCTGGGAGAGGACTGGCGGCCAGCGAGGGCAACTTCGTGGGAGAGGTGGTGGCGGGCTCGGGGTTCAGAGGCTGAAGCTGGGTCGCAGCTCGACCGGGGCGCTGATCTGTG GCTGTCCGTTCCTTGCTGGAGAATTTGGCCACAAAGAGTTGCCAAGATAGCTGGGCCAGGAAGAAAGCGCCGCAGCCCTGACCCAGACGCTGTTGCCGACCCCGGGGCACTCTGGCTGTCGACCAAGCGGCTCAAGATGTCTGGCGGGGCCAGTGCCACAGGCCCAAGGAGAGGGCCCCCAGGACTGGAGGACACCACTAGTAAGAAGAAGCAGAAGGATCGAGCAAACCAGGAGAGCAAGGATGGAGGTCCTAGGAAAG agacagggtctcgatatgttgcccaggctggtcttgaacttctggcctcaggtgatccttctgcctcagcctcccatgcagctgggatcacaggctcacaccaccatacccggctgttCTTTCCTTCATCGTCAGGGTCAGCATCCACTCCTCAAGAGGAGCAGACCAAAGAGG GAGCTTGTGAAGACCCTCATGATCTCTTGGCTACTCCCCCTCCAGAGTTGTTGCTCGATTGGAGGCAGAGTGCAGAAGAGGTGATTGTCAAGCTTCGTGTGGGAGTAGGTCCCCTGCAGCTGGAGGATGTAGATGCTGCTTTCACAGATACGGACTGTGTGGTGCGGTTTGCAG GTGGTCAGCAGTGGGGTGGTGTCTTCTATGCTGAGATAAAAAGCTCTTGTGCTAAAGTGCAAACCGGCAAGGGCAGTCTCCTGCACCTGACACTGCCCAAAAAGGTGCCTATGCTCACGTGGCCCTCCCTCCTG AAGAAACCTCTAGGGACCCAGGAGCTGGTGCCGGGGCTGCAGTGCCAGGAGAATGGGCAGGAACTGTCTCCCATTGCCCTGGAGCCAGGCCCTGAGCCCCACCGGGCTAAGCAGGAGGCCCGGAACCAGAAGCGGGCCCAGGGCCGTGGTGAGGTAGGCTCAGGGGCTGGCCCCGGGGCCCAGGCAGGGCCCAGCGCCAAGAGGGCTGTGCATCTCTGCAGAGGGCCAGAGGGGGACGGGTCCAGGGATGACCCTGGACCCCAGGGTGATGCCCCACCCTTCGTGGCTGACCCAGCCACCCAG GTTGAGGCTGATGAACAGCTTTGCATACCACCGCTGAACTCCCAaacctgcctcctgggctcagaggaGAATTTAGCCCCTTTGGCAGGAGAGAAAGCAGTGCCTCCCGGGAATGACCCAGTCTCTCCAGCCATGGTCCGGAGCAGAAACCCTGGGAAAGATGACTGTGCCAAGGAGGAGATGGCAGTGGCAGCAGATGCTGCAACCTTGGTGGATG AGCCCGAGTCGATGGTGAACCTGGCGTTTGTCAAGAATGACTCGTATGAGAAGGGCCCGGATTCAGTGGTGGTGCACGTGTACGTGAAGGAGATCTGCAGGGACACCTCAAGAGTACTTTTCCGTGAGCAGGACTTCACGCTCATCTTCCAGACcag GGATGGAAACTTCCTGAGGCTGCACCCGGGCTGTGGGCCCCACGCCACCTTCCGTTGGCAGGTGAAGCTCAG GAATCTGATTGAGCCAGAGCAGTGCACCTTCTGTTTCACGGCTTCTCGCATCGACATCTGCCTTCGTAAGAGGCAGAGTCAGCGCTGGGGGGGCCTGGAGGCCCCAGCTGCACGAG GTGCAGTGGGTGGTGCAAAGGTTGCCGTGCCGACAGGTCCAACCCCTCTGGATTCAACCCCACCAGGAGGTGCTCCCCACCCGCTGACAGGCCAGGAGGAGGCCCGGGCTGTGGAGAAGGATAAATCCAAGGCACGATCTGAGGACACAGGGCTAGACAGTGTGGCAACCCGCACACCCATGGAGCATGTAACCCCAAAGCCAGAGACACACCTGGCCTCG CCCAAGCCTACATGCATGGTGCCTCCCATGCCCCACAGCCCAGTTAGTGGAGACAgcgtggaggaggaggaagaggaagagaagaaggtgtGTCTGCCAGGCTTCACTGGCCTCGTCAATTTAGGCAACACCTGCTTCATGAACAGCGTCATTCAGTCTCTGTCCAACACTCGGGAACTCCGGGACTTCTTCCATG ACCGCTCCTTTGAGGCTGAGATCAACTACAACAACCCACTAGGGACTGGTGGGCGTCTGGCCATTGGCTTTGCCGTGCTGCTTCGGGCGCTGTGGAAGGGCACCCACCATGCCTTCCAGCCTTCCAAGTTGAAG GCCATTGTGGCGAGTAAGGCCAGCCAGTTCACAGGCTATGCACAGCATGATGCCCAGGAGTTCATGGCTTTCCTGCTGGATGGGCTGCACGAGGACCTGAATCGCATTCAGAACAAGCCCTACACAGAGACCGTGGATTCAGATGGGCGGCCCGATGAG GTGGTAGCTGAGGAAGCATGGCAGCGGCACAAGATGAGGAATGACTCTTTCATCGTGGACTTATTTCAGGGGCAGTACAAGTCGAAGCTGGTGTGCCCTGTGTGTGCCAAG GTCTCCATCACTTTTGACCCGTTTCTTTATCTGCCGGTGCCCTTGCCACAAAAGCAAAAGGTTCTCCCTGTCTTTTATTTTGCCCGAGAGCCCCACAGCAAGCCCATCAAG TTCCTGGTGAGCGTCAGCAAGGAGAACTCCACTGCGAGCGAAGTATTGGACTCCCTCTCTCAGAGTGTTCATGTGAAGCCTGAGAACCTGCGTTTGGCGGAG GTAATTAAGAATCGTTTCCATCGTGTGTTCCTACCCTCCCACTCACTGGACACTGTGTCCCCATCTGATATGCTCCTCTGCTTTGAGCTGCTATCCTCAGAGTTGGCTAAGGAGCGGGTAGTGGTGCTAGAGGTGCAACAG CGCCCCCAGGTGCCCAGCGTCCCCATCTCCAAGTGTGCAGCCTGCCAGCGGAAGCAACAGTCGGAGGATGAAAAGCTGAAGCGCTGTACCCGGTGCTACCGTGTGGGCTACTGCAACCA GCTCTGCCAGAAAACCCACTGGCCTGACCACAAGGGCCTCTGCCGACCTGAGAACATTGGCTACCCCTTCCTGGTCAGTGTACCTGCCTCGCGCCTCACTTATGCCCGCCTCGCTCAGTTGCTAGAGGGCTATGCCCG GTACTCTGTGAGTGTATTCCAGCCACCCTTTCAGCCAGGCCGCATGGCCTTGGAGTCTCAGAGCCCTGGCTGCACCACACTGCTCTCCACTGGCTCCCTGGAGGCTGGGGACAGCGAGAGAGACCCCATTCAGCCACCTGAGCTCCAGCTGGTGACCCCTATGGCTGAGGGGGACACAGGGCTTCCCCGGGTGTGGGCAGCCCCTGACCGGGGTCCTGTGCCCAGCACCAGTGGAATTTCTTCTGAGATGCTGGCCAGTGGGCCCATTGAGGTTGGCTCCTTGCCTGCTGGCGAGAGGGTGTCCCGACCCGAAG CTGCTGTGCCTGGGTACCAGCATCCAAGTGAAGCTATGAATGCCCACACACCCCtgttcttcatctataaaattgatTCATCCAACCGAGAGCAGCGGCTAGAGGACAAAG GAGACACCCCACTGGAGCTGGGTGACGACTGTAGCCTGGCTCTCGTCTGGCGGAACAATGAGCGCTTGCAGGAGTTTGTGTTGGTAGCCTCCAAGGAGCTGGAATGTGCTGAGGATCCAGGCTCTGCCGGTGAGGCTGCCCGGGCCGGCCACTTCACCCTGGACCAGTGCCTCAACCTCTTCACACGGCCTGAGGTGCTGGCACCCGAGGAGGCCTG GTACTGCCCACAGTGCAAACAGCACCGTGAGGCCTCCAAGCAGCTGTTGCTATGGCGCCtgccaaatgttctcattgtgcaGCTCAAGCGCTTCTCCTTTCGTAGTTTTATCTGGCGTGACAAGATCAATGACTTGGTGGAGTTCCCTGTTAG GAACCTGGACCTGAGCAAGTTCTGCATTGGTCAGAAAGAGGAGCAGCTGCCCAGCTACGATCTATATGCTGTCATCAACCACTATGGAGGCATGATTGGTGGCCACTACACTGCCTGTGCACGCCTGCCCAATGATCGTAGCAGTCAGCGCAGTGACGTGG GCTGGCGCTTGTTTGATGACAGCACAGTGACAACGGTAGACGAGAGCCAGGTTGTGACGCGTTACGCCTATGTACTCTTCTACCGCCGGCGGAACTCTCCTGTGGAGAGGCCCCCCAGGGCAGGTCACTCTGAGCACCACCCAGACCTAGGCCCTGCAGCTGAGGCTGCTGCCAGCCAG GGATTAGGCCCTGGCCAGGCCCCCGAGGTGGCCCCCACGCGGACAGCCCCTGAACGCTTCGCCCCCCCTGTGGATCGGCCAGCCCCCACCTACAGCAACATGGAGGAGGTGGATTAG
- the USP19 gene encoding ubiquitin carboxyl-terminal hydrolase 19 isoform X40 — translation MSGGASATGPRRGPPGLEDTTSKKKQKDRANQESKDGGPRKETGSRYVAQAGLELLASGDPSASASHAAGITGSHHHTRLFFPSSSGSASTPQEEQTKEELLLDWRQSAEEVIVKLRVGVGPLQLEDVDAAFTDTDCVVRFAGGQQWGGVFYAEIKSSCAKVQTGKGSLLHLTLPKKVPMLTWPSLLKKPLGTQELVPGLQCQENGQELSPIALEPGPEPHRAKQEARNQKRAQGRGEVGSGAGPGAQAGPSAKRAVHLCRGPEGDGSRDDPGPQGDAPPFVADPATQVEADEQLCIPPLNSQTCLLGSEENLAPLAGEKAVPPGNDPVSPAMVRSRNPGKDDCAKEEMAVAADAATLVDGKEPESMVNLAFVKNDSYEKGPDSVVVHVYVKEICRDTSRVLFREQDFTLIFQTRDGNFLRLHPGCGPHATFRWQVKLRNLIEPEQCTFCFTASRIDICLRKRQSQRWGGLEAPAARVGGAKVAVPTGPTPLDSTPPGGAPHPLTGQEEARAVEKDKSKARSEDTGLDSVATRTPMEHVTPKPETHLASPKPTCMVPPMPHSPVSGDSVEEEEEEEKKVCLPGFTGLVNLGNTCFMNSVIQSLSNTRELRDFFHDRSFEAEINYNNPLGTGGRLAIGFAVLLRALWKGTHHAFQPSKLKAIVASKASQFTGYAQHDAQEFMAFLLDGLHEDLNRIQNKPYTETVDSDGRPDEVVAEEAWQRHKMRNDSFIVDLFQGQYKSKLVCPVCAKVSITFDPFLYLPVPLPQKQKVLPVFYFAREPHSKPIKFLVSVSKENSTASEVLDSLSQSVHVKPENLRLAEVIKNRFHRVFLPSHSLDTVSPSDMLLCFELLSSELAKERVVVLEVQQRPQVPSVPISKCAACQRKQQSEDEKLKRCTRCYRVGYCNQLCQKTHWPDHKGLCRPENIGYPFLVSVPASRLTYARLAQLLEGYARYSVSVFQPPFQPGRMALESQSPGCTTLLSTGSLEAGDSERDPIQPPELQLVTPMAEGDTGLPRVWAAPDRGPVPSTSGISSEMLASGPIEVGSLPAGERVSRPEAAVPGYQHPSEAMNAHTPLFFIYKIDSSNREQRLEDKGDTPLELGDDCSLALVWRNNERLQEFVLVASKELECAEDPGSAGEAARAGHFTLDQCLNLFTRPEVLAPEEAWYCPQCKQHREASKQLLLWRLPNVLIVQLKRFSFRSFIWRDKINDLVEFPVRNLDLSKFCIGQKEEQLPSYDLYAVINHYGGMIGGHYTACARLPNDRSSQRSDVGWRLFDDSTVTTVDESQVVTRYAYVLFYRRRNSPVERPPRAGHSEHHPDLGPAAEAAASQGLGPGQAPEVAPTRTAPERFAPPVDRPAPTYSNMEEVD, via the exons ATGTCTGGCGGGGCCAGTGCCACAGGCCCAAGGAGAGGGCCCCCAGGACTGGAGGACACCACTAGTAAGAAGAAGCAGAAGGATCGAGCAAACCAGGAGAGCAAGGATGGAGGTCCTAGGAAAG agacagggtctcgatatgttgcccaggctggtcttgaacttctggcctcaggtgatccttctgcctcagcctcccatgcagctgggatcacaggctcacaccaccatacccggctgttCTTTCCTTCATCGTCAGGGTCAGCATCCACTCCTCAAGAGGAGCAGACCAAAGAGG AGTTGTTGCTCGATTGGAGGCAGAGTGCAGAAGAGGTGATTGTCAAGCTTCGTGTGGGAGTAGGTCCCCTGCAGCTGGAGGATGTAGATGCTGCTTTCACAGATACGGACTGTGTGGTGCGGTTTGCAG GTGGTCAGCAGTGGGGTGGTGTCTTCTATGCTGAGATAAAAAGCTCTTGTGCTAAAGTGCAAACCGGCAAGGGCAGTCTCCTGCACCTGACACTGCCCAAAAAGGTGCCTATGCTCACGTGGCCCTCCCTCCTG AAGAAACCTCTAGGGACCCAGGAGCTGGTGCCGGGGCTGCAGTGCCAGGAGAATGGGCAGGAACTGTCTCCCATTGCCCTGGAGCCAGGCCCTGAGCCCCACCGGGCTAAGCAGGAGGCCCGGAACCAGAAGCGGGCCCAGGGCCGTGGTGAGGTAGGCTCAGGGGCTGGCCCCGGGGCCCAGGCAGGGCCCAGCGCCAAGAGGGCTGTGCATCTCTGCAGAGGGCCAGAGGGGGACGGGTCCAGGGATGACCCTGGACCCCAGGGTGATGCCCCACCCTTCGTGGCTGACCCAGCCACCCAG GTTGAGGCTGATGAACAGCTTTGCATACCACCGCTGAACTCCCAaacctgcctcctgggctcagaggaGAATTTAGCCCCTTTGGCAGGAGAGAAAGCAGTGCCTCCCGGGAATGACCCAGTCTCTCCAGCCATGGTCCGGAGCAGAAACCCTGGGAAAGATGACTGTGCCAAGGAGGAGATGGCAGTGGCAGCAGATGCTGCAACCTTGGTGGATGGTAAAG AGCCCGAGTCGATGGTGAACCTGGCGTTTGTCAAGAATGACTCGTATGAGAAGGGCCCGGATTCAGTGGTGGTGCACGTGTACGTGAAGGAGATCTGCAGGGACACCTCAAGAGTACTTTTCCGTGAGCAGGACTTCACGCTCATCTTCCAGACcag GGATGGAAACTTCCTGAGGCTGCACCCGGGCTGTGGGCCCCACGCCACCTTCCGTTGGCAGGTGAAGCTCAG GAATCTGATTGAGCCAGAGCAGTGCACCTTCTGTTTCACGGCTTCTCGCATCGACATCTGCCTTCGTAAGAGGCAGAGTCAGCGCTGGGGGGGCCTGGAGGCCCCAGCTGCACGAG TGGGTGGTGCAAAGGTTGCCGTGCCGACAGGTCCAACCCCTCTGGATTCAACCCCACCAGGAGGTGCTCCCCACCCGCTGACAGGCCAGGAGGAGGCCCGGGCTGTGGAGAAGGATAAATCCAAGGCACGATCTGAGGACACAGGGCTAGACAGTGTGGCAACCCGCACACCCATGGAGCATGTAACCCCAAAGCCAGAGACACACCTGGCCTCG CCCAAGCCTACATGCATGGTGCCTCCCATGCCCCACAGCCCAGTTAGTGGAGACAgcgtggaggaggaggaagaggaagagaagaaggtgtGTCTGCCAGGCTTCACTGGCCTCGTCAATTTAGGCAACACCTGCTTCATGAACAGCGTCATTCAGTCTCTGTCCAACACTCGGGAACTCCGGGACTTCTTCCATG ACCGCTCCTTTGAGGCTGAGATCAACTACAACAACCCACTAGGGACTGGTGGGCGTCTGGCCATTGGCTTTGCCGTGCTGCTTCGGGCGCTGTGGAAGGGCACCCACCATGCCTTCCAGCCTTCCAAGTTGAAG GCCATTGTGGCGAGTAAGGCCAGCCAGTTCACAGGCTATGCACAGCATGATGCCCAGGAGTTCATGGCTTTCCTGCTGGATGGGCTGCACGAGGACCTGAATCGCATTCAGAACAAGCCCTACACAGAGACCGTGGATTCAGATGGGCGGCCCGATGAG GTGGTAGCTGAGGAAGCATGGCAGCGGCACAAGATGAGGAATGACTCTTTCATCGTGGACTTATTTCAGGGGCAGTACAAGTCGAAGCTGGTGTGCCCTGTGTGTGCCAAG GTCTCCATCACTTTTGACCCGTTTCTTTATCTGCCGGTGCCCTTGCCACAAAAGCAAAAGGTTCTCCCTGTCTTTTATTTTGCCCGAGAGCCCCACAGCAAGCCCATCAAG TTCCTGGTGAGCGTCAGCAAGGAGAACTCCACTGCGAGCGAAGTATTGGACTCCCTCTCTCAGAGTGTTCATGTGAAGCCTGAGAACCTGCGTTTGGCGGAG GTAATTAAGAATCGTTTCCATCGTGTGTTCCTACCCTCCCACTCACTGGACACTGTGTCCCCATCTGATATGCTCCTCTGCTTTGAGCTGCTATCCTCAGAGTTGGCTAAGGAGCGGGTAGTGGTGCTAGAGGTGCAACAG CGCCCCCAGGTGCCCAGCGTCCCCATCTCCAAGTGTGCAGCCTGCCAGCGGAAGCAACAGTCGGAGGATGAAAAGCTGAAGCGCTGTACCCGGTGCTACCGTGTGGGCTACTGCAACCA GCTCTGCCAGAAAACCCACTGGCCTGACCACAAGGGCCTCTGCCGACCTGAGAACATTGGCTACCCCTTCCTGGTCAGTGTACCTGCCTCGCGCCTCACTTATGCCCGCCTCGCTCAGTTGCTAGAGGGCTATGCCCG GTACTCTGTGAGTGTATTCCAGCCACCCTTTCAGCCAGGCCGCATGGCCTTGGAGTCTCAGAGCCCTGGCTGCACCACACTGCTCTCCACTGGCTCCCTGGAGGCTGGGGACAGCGAGAGAGACCCCATTCAGCCACCTGAGCTCCAGCTGGTGACCCCTATGGCTGAGGGGGACACAGGGCTTCCCCGGGTGTGGGCAGCCCCTGACCGGGGTCCTGTGCCCAGCACCAGTGGAATTTCTTCTGAGATGCTGGCCAGTGGGCCCATTGAGGTTGGCTCCTTGCCTGCTGGCGAGAGGGTGTCCCGACCCGAAG CTGCTGTGCCTGGGTACCAGCATCCAAGTGAAGCTATGAATGCCCACACACCCCtgttcttcatctataaaattgatTCATCCAACCGAGAGCAGCGGCTAGAGGACAAAG GAGACACCCCACTGGAGCTGGGTGACGACTGTAGCCTGGCTCTCGTCTGGCGGAACAATGAGCGCTTGCAGGAGTTTGTGTTGGTAGCCTCCAAGGAGCTGGAATGTGCTGAGGATCCAGGCTCTGCCGGTGAGGCTGCCCGGGCCGGCCACTTCACCCTGGACCAGTGCCTCAACCTCTTCACACGGCCTGAGGTGCTGGCACCCGAGGAGGCCTG GTACTGCCCACAGTGCAAACAGCACCGTGAGGCCTCCAAGCAGCTGTTGCTATGGCGCCtgccaaatgttctcattgtgcaGCTCAAGCGCTTCTCCTTTCGTAGTTTTATCTGGCGTGACAAGATCAATGACTTGGTGGAGTTCCCTGTTAG GAACCTGGACCTGAGCAAGTTCTGCATTGGTCAGAAAGAGGAGCAGCTGCCCAGCTACGATCTATATGCTGTCATCAACCACTATGGAGGCATGATTGGTGGCCACTACACTGCCTGTGCACGCCTGCCCAATGATCGTAGCAGTCAGCGCAGTGACGTGG GCTGGCGCTTGTTTGATGACAGCACAGTGACAACGGTAGACGAGAGCCAGGTTGTGACGCGTTACGCCTATGTACTCTTCTACCGCCGGCGGAACTCTCCTGTGGAGAGGCCCCCCAGGGCAGGTCACTCTGAGCACCACCCAGACCTAGGCCCTGCAGCTGAGGCTGCTGCCAGCCAG GGATTAGGCCCTGGCCAGGCCCCCGAGGTGGCCCCCACGCGGACAGCCCCTGAACGCTTCGCCCCCCCTGTGGATCGGCCAGCCCCCACCTACAGCAACATGGAGGAGGTGGATTAG